The Vicia villosa cultivar HV-30 ecotype Madison, WI linkage group LG1, Vvil1.0, whole genome shotgun sequence genome includes a region encoding these proteins:
- the LOC131602394 gene encoding GDSL esterase/lipase At4g16230-like isoform X1 — translation MGIHLNKVTILIELRAFFLVLVLLRISTSENLPANFVFGDSLVDVGNNNYILSLTKANFLPFGIDFGRPTGRFTNGRTIVDIIGQELGFGLTPPYLALTTVGPVILKGVNYASGGGGILNLTGHVLGGRLNMDAQIDNFANTRHDIISSMGVPEALNLFKKALFSVTIGSNDFINNYLAPNFAYAMYKSDSPEIFVTTLISKLRTQLTRLFNLGARKIVVVNVGPIGCIPNQRDANLAEGDSCVTFPNQLANLFNTQLKSLVAELNSNLAGSMFVYADIYHILEDILINYAAFGFENPSSACCNMAGKFGGLIPCGPTSKVCWDRSKYVFWDPYHPTDAANVAIAKRLLDGGSADITPMNIRQLFQSS, via the exons ATGGGGATTCATTTGAACAAAGTTACAATTCTTATTGAGCTTCGAGCTTTCTTCTTAGTATTGGTCTTGCTTAGGATTTCAACTTCAGAAAATCTACCAGCAAATTTTGTATTTGGAGACTCACTTGTTGATGTAGGAAACAATAACTACATTCTTTCTCTCACTAAGGCTAATTTTTTGCCTTTTGGTATTGATTTTGGTAGACCAACAGGTAGATTCACCAATGGAAGAACCATAGTTGACATCATCG GTCAGGAATTAGGTTTTGGCTTAACTCCGCCTTATTTGGCACTAACAACAGTTGGACCAGTGATTCTAAAAGGCGTAAATTATGCTTCTGGTGGAGGTGGAATTCTCAATCTCACTGGACATGTTTTG GGTGGTAGATTAAACATGGATGCACAAATAGATAATTTTGCAAATACCCGACATGACATAATCTCCAGCATGGGCGTACCTGAAGCTCTCAATCTATTCAAAAAGGCATTGTTTTCGGTCACAATTGGTTCAAACGATTTCATCAATAACTATTTAGCACCAAATTTTGCATATGCTATGTACAAATCAGATTCTCCTGAAATCTTTGTCACCACCTTGATATCAAAACTCCGAACACAACTCACT AGGTTATTTAATCTGGGAGCTAGAAAAATTGTTGTGGTAAATGTAGGGCCAATTGGGTGCATACCAAATCAAAGGGATGCAAACCTAGCTGAAGGAGATAGTTGTGTCACTTTTCCTAATCAGTTAGCAAATTTATTTAATACACAATTGAAGAGTCTAGTTGCTGAGCTCAACTCGAATTTGGCGGGTTCGATGTTTGTTTACGCAGATATCTACCATATTTTAGAAGATATACTCATAAATTATGCAGCATTTG GTTTTGAGaatccttcttcagcatgttgcaaCATGGCTGGGAAATTTGGAGGTTTGATACCATGTGGTCCTACCTCAAAAGTTTGTTGGGACAGATCAAAGTATGTGTTTTGGGACCCTTATCATCCTACTGATGCTGCAAATGTTGCTATAGCCAAACGACTCTTAGATGGTGGCTCTGCTGATATTACACCGATGAACATTCGACAACTCTTTCAGTCTTCTTAA
- the LOC131602394 gene encoding GDSL esterase/lipase At4g16230-like isoform X2, with amino-acid sequence MGIHLNKVTILIELRAFFLVLVLLRISTSENLPANFVFGDSLVDVGNNNYILSLTKANFLPFGIDFGRPTGRFTNGRTIVDIIGQELGFGLTPPYLALTTVGPVILKGVNYASGGGGILNLTGHVLRLFNLGARKIVVVNVGPIGCIPNQRDANLAEGDSCVTFPNQLANLFNTQLKSLVAELNSNLAGSMFVYADIYHILEDILINYAAFGFENPSSACCNMAGKFGGLIPCGPTSKVCWDRSKYVFWDPYHPTDAANVAIAKRLLDGGSADITPMNIRQLFQSS; translated from the exons ATGGGGATTCATTTGAACAAAGTTACAATTCTTATTGAGCTTCGAGCTTTCTTCTTAGTATTGGTCTTGCTTAGGATTTCAACTTCAGAAAATCTACCAGCAAATTTTGTATTTGGAGACTCACTTGTTGATGTAGGAAACAATAACTACATTCTTTCTCTCACTAAGGCTAATTTTTTGCCTTTTGGTATTGATTTTGGTAGACCAACAGGTAGATTCACCAATGGAAGAACCATAGTTGACATCATCG GTCAGGAATTAGGTTTTGGCTTAACTCCGCCTTATTTGGCACTAACAACAGTTGGACCAGTGATTCTAAAAGGCGTAAATTATGCTTCTGGTGGAGGTGGAATTCTCAATCTCACTGGACATGTTTTG AGGTTATTTAATCTGGGAGCTAGAAAAATTGTTGTGGTAAATGTAGGGCCAATTGGGTGCATACCAAATCAAAGGGATGCAAACCTAGCTGAAGGAGATAGTTGTGTCACTTTTCCTAATCAGTTAGCAAATTTATTTAATACACAATTGAAGAGTCTAGTTGCTGAGCTCAACTCGAATTTGGCGGGTTCGATGTTTGTTTACGCAGATATCTACCATATTTTAGAAGATATACTCATAAATTATGCAGCATTTG GTTTTGAGaatccttcttcagcatgttgcaaCATGGCTGGGAAATTTGGAGGTTTGATACCATGTGGTCCTACCTCAAAAGTTTGTTGGGACAGATCAAAGTATGTGTTTTGGGACCCTTATCATCCTACTGATGCTGCAAATGTTGCTATAGCCAAACGACTCTTAGATGGTGGCTCTGCTGATATTACACCGATGAACATTCGACAACTCTTTCAGTCTTCTTAA
- the LOC131660917 gene encoding glycine-rich cell wall structural protein-like, translated as MESLGKYVGVFVVMFVLVIGTSECRKFKKEEFVENFGGGGGLGGGGGGGLGGGGAGKGFGGGFGGGSGGSGGGFGGGGGGGSGGGIGGGSGGGYGGGLGGGSGGGLGGGGGGGFGGGSGGGIGDGVGGGSGGGFGGGAGSGGGGAGGGFGGGAGSGGGAGGGFGGGAGSGGGAGGGFGGGAGSGGDGAGGGFGGGAGGGAGGGF; from the coding sequence ATGGAAAGTTTAGGCAAGTATGTTGGAGTTTTTGTTGTTATGTTTGTGTTGGTGATAGGAACTTCTGAGTGCCGGAAATTTAAGAAAGAAGAGTTTGTTGAGAATTTTGGTGGAGGTGGTGGTTTGGGTGGTGGAGGTGGAGGTGGTTTAGGTGGTGGTGGTGCAGGGAAAGGTTTTGGTGGAGGTTTTGGAGGTGGGAGTGGTGGAAGTGGTGGAGGATTTGGAGGAGGTGGTGGAGGTGGAAGTGGTGGTGGTATAGGAGGAGGAAGTGGAGGTGGTTATGGTGGAGGTCTTGGAGGTGGTAGCGGTGGTGGTTTaggtggaggtggaggtggaggtTTTGGAGGTGGATCTGGCGGAGGTATTGGAGATGGAGTAGGTGGAGGTAGTGGTGGAGGCTTTGGAGGTGGTGCTGGTAGTGGTGGTGGTGGAGCTGGTGGAGGTTTTGGAGGTGGTGCTGGAAGTGGTGGTGGAGCTGGTGGAGGCTTTGGAGGTGGTGCTGGAAGCGGTGGTGGTGCTGGTGGAGGCTTTGGAGGTGGTGCCGGAAGTGGTGGTGATGGTGCTGGTGGAGGCTTTGGTGGCGGTGCAGGTGGCGGTGCAGGCGGTGGTTTTTGA